One stretch of Thermoprotei archaeon DNA includes these proteins:
- a CDS encoding prenyltransferase: MKLRVWLRAVRIKTLPSSILASIGGSLYSVLVGYGFDVWLAVLTYVGVAFAHMSVDLINDYLDYKSGLDFDVKRTPFSGGTGVIVEGLLSPNVVYRVGVLMLIIGFIIGIYLSFLRGIMVLILTLFGVLTIYLYSSYLANVGLGEFFVTLKGIFVFLGSFYVMSQKILWPAVLVGAMYGLVSASVLYSNQIPDLEADEKHGRRNLVVRLGVGKLHLGYGIFIILLYSLLSISVFLGMLPILSFMALLGLSFHINAYYGIKKKQNDKSVVSYLAQSIMGGRIVDTLLTLSIFLKILGF; encoded by the coding sequence GTGAAGCTAAGGGTTTGGTTGCGTGCTGTAAGAATCAAAACGTTGCCGTCTTCTATTCTTGCATCTATTGGTGGTAGTTTATATTCTGTTTTAGTTGGTTATGGTTTTGATGTTTGGTTGGCTGTGTTGACCTATGTCGGTGTTGCTTTTGCTCATATGAGTGTTGATTTGATTAATGATTATCTTGATTATAAGTCTGGTTTAGATTTTGATGTTAAGAGGACACCTTTTAGTGGAGGTACTGGTGTTATTGTTGAGGGGTTGTTAAGTCCTAATGTTGTTTATAGGGTTGGTGTTTTAATGCTTATTATTGGGTTTATTATTGGTATTTATCTTAGTTTTCTTAGAGGTATTATGGTATTGATTCTTACTTTGTTTGGAGTTCTTACTATTTATTTATATTCTTCATATTTAGCTAATGTTGGTCTTGGAGAGTTTTTTGTAACTCTTAAGGGTATTTTTGTATTTCTTGGTAGTTTTTATGTTATGTCTCAAAAAATACTATGGCCAGCAGTATTGGTAGGAGCTATGTATGGTTTGGTTTCTGCATCTGTTCTATATTCTAACCAGATTCCTGATTTAGAGGCTGATGAAAAGCATGGAAGGAGAAATCTTGTTGTAAGATTAGGTGTTGGAAAGTTACATTTGGGTTATGGTATTTTTATCATTCTACTTTATTCATTACTATCTATTTCAGTTTTTTTAGGAATGTTGCCTATTTTATCATTCATGGCTCTGCTGGGACTGAGCTTTCACATTAATGCATATTATGGTATTAAAAAGAAGCAGAATGATAAAAGTGTAGTTTCTTATCTAGCTCAGAGTATTATGGGAGGTAGGATTGTAGATACTTTGTTAACTCTCTCCATTTTTTTAAAGATTCTAGGATTTTGA